CGCCAATATTATCCGTATTTCGATTTCTCGTAGTTGACCGATCGTCCGGTTCAACCGCGGCCACGGACGAGGATGACCCCTCTGGCACATCGATCTCATAGGCCAACTGCGTCGATGGATCCGCTTCCAGTTCGAAGTACAGACTGGGCGAACCGCCGAGTTCCAACATGGTGTCGACGGACACGAAGTCTGACTTCTTGATCGAGACGGCCTGGAGTCCTCGCGCGACCGTGATACCCTGAAACGGCGTGACGCCGACTAGATCAGAATCAAGGTAGACCCGGGCCCCGGGCGGGAATGTCGACACCGAGAGACTGGCCTCGCCGGTCGTGCCCATGGGGTCGGCCGATGCGTGCAAGTGCACGGAATCGGAATCGGCCTGCGATGACGCGAGAGCCGCGGGATCCTGAGTGTCTTCCGAGAACATTCGCGGCACGAAAAGAAGCCCGGCAATCGCGACAACAAATGCTGCAGCAACGCCGACGAAGGTGCCAAGGCGCTCCTCAAACATCCCGGACCGATACGTGAGTAGCGGCACGAGCTTGTCGCGAATACTCCGCTCGCGTTCGACGTCTGCCTCAAGTTCTTCTGGAGACGGCAGCGTGACGGTTACAGCTGGCTTCCCTTTCGACTTCTGATGATGCGTGCCGGTCAGGGCTGATTTAGCCCCCGTCATCATCGAATCGAATCCTACAAGTTTGGAGAGTGGAGGAATGCTGTGTGGCAGTTGGGCGACGACCTCGTCATCTGAAACAGTCGCCCTGTCCTGAAAGACATCCAGATCCTTCACAGCTTCCGAATCGGCCAGCTCGTTAGCTTGCTCAATGGTCGGCGGCACGAACTCCACAATGGGTGCTGCTACGGGCGACTCATCAGCGACTTCCTCCTCCGCCGTCGGCCCAGCGACGATTTCCTCCGCATGAGGCTCATCTGGCTGCACGTGTTCGACCACCGTCCAGCGGTGCTCCATGTCCGCGGCCGCCAGCGGAAATGTGTTATGATCCAGGTCCGAGCTTTCTGCCGGAGAGTCCTCTACAGAATCGGTCGGGGTTGCATCAATTCTGAATTCGGCGGGCTCCTCGTCCATCGACACCGGGATTCCTGAATCCTGCTCCGTATCAAAGACCGGCAAGTCGACAGCCATCGAGGCGTACACTGGATGCTGGTCTTCCAGGTCACGCGGCGCGGGCTCAACCTCTGTGTCCGGGCCAGTATCCTCTTCTATGCTGGACGCGGTATTGATGACTGGCGCATCGTTCTGGATATCATCCTCTTCGCCGCTTGCCTCCGAATCCTGTGGACGCTCTTCCTCCTGATCAACCTCCTCAAGGAGTCGATTGAATTTCTCAAGTTCCTTCTGGATATCTAGCATCGGTCCGGCTCTGGTTTGTTGTAGTTCGCTCGAATCGGCCGACACCGGCCTCCCACCCTCTGATGTGGCGCAGGGGAGGCAGCGGAAACGGACGAACTGGTCAGGGCATGTCACTTCGATAATCGGCAACCTGGATCGATCCTAAAGGGTATTGCCACACCGACTTAGTGGCCTCACAGCCTCGCAGGACACAAAAAAGCCCCGACAGCGAGGGCTGCCGGGGCTTGGTACCGCGTACGGGATTTGAACCCGTGTTACCGCCGTGAAAGGGCGGCGTCCTAGACCCCTAGACGAACGCGGCAAGCAGATGTTGAGCCACGACTCTACGTCGGCCGGACCAGGGGTGACCGAGGGGAATTGAACCCCCGACCTCCAGGGCCACAACCTGGCGCTCTAACCGACTGAGCTACGGTCACCGTGTGCAAGCACATTTATAAAGTTAATGAATCTCTCGGATCCCCGTTCGAAGTGAACTTTCGGTGCACCCGGATCAGTTAATCACTGCGACCTTGCCATAGGCCGTGCCCTCGCCGTTTTCAGCCACCGCCACAACCAGATACACCCCCGACGGGACCGGCTGGCCACTCGCATCGCGAAGATCCCAGCGCGATTGGCCTCCTCGCGTCGTAAACGTCGCGACCACCTGGCCGATGGCTGACACGATGCTTACCTCGGTTCGGTCGACCAGGCCGCTGACGACTACGAAGGAGTTAGCAGACTCGCCCAACCGAA
This genomic stretch from Rhodothermales bacterium harbors:
- a CDS encoding PEGA domain-containing protein, translating into MLDIQKELEKFNRLLEEVDQEEERPQDSEASGEEDDIQNDAPVINTASSIEEDTGPDTEVEPAPRDLEDQHPVYASMAVDLPVFDTEQDSGIPVSMDEEPAEFRIDATPTDSVEDSPAESSDLDHNTFPLAAADMEHRWTVVEHVQPDEPHAEEIVAGPTAEEEVADESPVAAPIVEFVPPTIEQANELADSEAVKDLDVFQDRATVSDDEVVAQLPHSIPPLSKLVGFDSMMTGAKSALTGTHHQKSKGKPAVTVTLPSPEELEADVERERSIRDKLVPLLTYRSGMFEERLGTFVGVAAAFVVAIAGLLFVPRMFSEDTQDPAALASSQADSDSVHLHASADPMGTTGEASLSVSTFPPGARVYLDSDLVGVTPFQGITVARGLQAVSIKKSDFVSVDTMLELGGSPSLYFELEADPSTQLAYEIDVPEGSSSSVAAVEPDDRSTTRNRNTDNIG